One Oncorhynchus masou masou isolate Uvic2021 chromosome 18, UVic_Omas_1.1, whole genome shotgun sequence DNA window includes the following coding sequences:
- the LOC135504303 gene encoding histone deacetylase 7-like isoform X2 — protein sequence MFTLRAESSVSAPLGSVPMDLRVTERVMRPGSDTALLTPLHPPLLLSPFSPQPCTPFSQQQLHQHIRFNMEQRRREQEQEKQQELQQLWHKDKSQQSAVASSLVKQKLQEVILKKQKQQALGRTSSNPLSGPPVGYRELAPDPSGPPQPLVSPPAQGSSDGSDDTPLRRAASEPNLKVKHKLKKHLNTRKSPLTRKDSAPSPIKHRVPDTLDSSPSSSSTPVSGCSSPNDSLPNENGVLQSVGGLSHEAQRLLLQDGSLAHFTVQSSSVRPTITLGLPANARSDGDLSPLKVGRVPMVTGGQSVYLPLGTEEQSGSPHFQPVLVLEPSGLVHAPMLAVPGLGPVPLQFSPQTDHLAPEGGPHKPLSRTRSEPLPQSPRSLHPHLLQQHHNSQLLERLKQQTHLGKLMSKTSEKPRLKQIPSEDMDSEEVGPAPSDIYQGRARAESLREAELVSAADSQGGQINLQHTLILNQSLLWEKQKQLQQLRRQTAHMETLAVPIMLGGAHRPLSRTQSSPASTSLTLPDKPLPLSTPEPQSKPRFTTGLVYDSQMLKHQCTCGDNSSHPEHAGRIQSIWSRLQERGLRGQCETIRGRKATLEELQSVHSERHVLLYGTNPLNRLKLDNRKLSGILSQRMFVMLPCGGVGVDNDTIWNESHTSTASRMAAGSVTELAFRVAKGELKNGFAVVRPPGHHADPSNPMGFCYFNSVAIAAKQLQQKLSANKILIVDWDVHHGNGTQEVFYNDPSVLYISLHRYDDGNFFPGSGGPAEVGSGAGEGFNVNVAWTGGLDPPMSDAEYITAFRTVVMPIAQEFSPDVVLVSSGFDAAEGHPAPLGGYKVTSKCFGFLTRQLMGLAGGRVIMALEGGHDLTAICDASEACVSALLGIEEPLSEEVLLQKPNANSVRSLLRVIQIHGQYWQSLKLFSSSVGLSYLGAQRRDCEETDAVNALASLSVGVLTSRSHPDEPMEQDEDSM from the exons agTCCTCGGTGTCGGCGCCCCTGGGGTCAGTCCCCATGGACCTGCGTGTGACGGAGCGTGTGATGCGGCCGGGTTCGGACACAGCCCTGCTGACCCCCCTGCACCCCCCGCTGCTCCTCAGCCCCTTCTCCCCCCAGCCCTGCACCCCTTTCTCGCAGCAGCAGCTGCACCAGCACATACGG TTCAACATGGAACAACGGAGACGTGAGCAGGAGCAGGAGAAACAGCAAGAGCTGCAGCAGCTGTGGCACAAGGACAAGAGCCAACAGA GTGCTGTGGCCAGTTCCCTGGTGAAGCAGAAACTCCAGGAGGTGATTCTGAAGAAGCAGAAACAACAAGCCCTGGGAAGAACCAGCTCCAACCCTCTCAGTGGTCCTCCTGTGGGCTACAG GGAGCTGGCTCCAGACCCCAGTGGGCCGCCCCAGCCTCTAGTGTCCCCCCCCGCACAGGGTTCCAGCGATGGCTCAGATGACACTCCTCTACGCAGGGCAg CCTCAGAGCCCAACCTGAAGGTGAAACACAAGCTGAAGAAACACCTGAACACTCGTAAGAGTCCTCTGACCCGCAAGGACAGTGCCCCGTCCCCCATCAAACACCGGGTACCTGACACTCTGG ACTCGtcccccagcagcagtagcaCACCAGTGTCTGGCTGCAGCTCGCCTAACGACAGTCTACCCAATGAGAACGGAGTGCTGCAATCTGTTGGCGGGCTGTCCCATGAG GCCCAGAGACTGCTGCTCCAGGATGGGTCTCTAGCCCACTTCACCGTCCAGAGTTCCTCAGTCCGACCCACCATCACACTGGGCCTGCCAGCCAATGCCAGG agTGATGGAGACTTGTCCCCTCTGAAGGTGGGTCGGGTGCCTATGGTGACGGGAGGCCAGTCTGTCTACCTTCCACTGGGGACGGAGGAGCAGAGTGGGTCCCCTCACTTCCAGCCTGTCCTCGTCCTGGAGCCCTCCGGACTGGTGCACGCCCCAATGCTCGCTG TTCCAGGCCTGGGCCCTGTTCCTCTGCAGTTTTCCCCCCAGACGGATCATCTGGCCCCGGAAGGGGGCCCTCACAAGCCTCTGAGCCGGACTCGCTCAGAGCCCCTGCCCCAGAGCCCCAGATCCCTTCACCCCCATCTGCTGCAGCAGCACCACAACAGCCAACTATTGGAGAGACTTAAACAGCAGACACATCTGGGAAAG CTGATGTCTAAGACCAGTGAGAAGCCTCGTCTCAAACAGATCCCCTCAGAGGACATGGACTCTGAGGAGGTGGGGCCAGCGCCCAGCGATATCTATCAGGGCAGAGCGAGGGCGGAGTCACTGAGGGAGGCGGAGCTCGTGTCTGCGGCAGACAGCCAGGGAGGACAGATcaacctgcaacacacactgATACTCAACCAG tcgttGCTATGGGAGAAACAGAAACAGCTGCAGCAGCTGCGTCGCCAGACAGCCCACATGGAGACACTGGCGGTACCCATTATGCTTGGCGGTGCCCACCGCCCCCTCTCCCGTACCCAGTCCTCGCCAGCCTCCACATCCCTCACGTTGCCAGACAAACCCCTACCCCTGTCCACCCCAGAACCACAGAGCAAACCACGCTTCACCACCG GTCTGGTTTATGACTCTCAGATGCTGAAGCACCAGTGCACATGTGGTGACAACAGCAGCCACCCAGAGCATGCTGGGAGGATCCAGAGTATCTGGTCACGTCTCCAGGAGAGAGGTCTCAGGGGCCAGTGTGAG ACTATCCGAGGTAGGAAGGCCACTCTGGAGGAGCTGCAGTCGGTCCATTCAGAGCGTCATGTCCTTCTGTATGGCACCAATCCTCTCAACCGCCTCAAACTGGACAATCGCAAGCTGTCCG GCATTCTCTCTCAAAGGATGTTTGTGATGCTGCCATGTGGAGGAGTAGGG GTGGATAATGACACAATCTGGAACGAGTCTCATACATCCACGGCGTCACGCATGGCTGCAGGCAGCGTCACAGAGCTGGCCTTCAGAGTGGCCAAAGGAGAACTCAAG AATGGCTTTGCAGTGGTGAGACCCCCAGGccaccatgctgacccctccAACCCAAT gGGTTTCTGCTATTTCAACTCAGTGGCCATTGCAGCCAAACAGCTGCAACAGAAACTGAGTGCCAACAAGATCCTCATCGTTGACTGG GATGTTCACCATGGTAATGGGACCCAGGAAGTGTTTTACAATGATCCCAGTGTGCTGTATATCTCACTGCATCGCTATGACGATGGCAACTTCTTCCCTGGCAGCGGCGGGCCGGCTGAG GTGGGATCTGGTGCTGGAGAGGGCTTCAATGTTAATGTGGCCTGGACTGGAGGTCTGGACCCCCCTATGAGTGATGCTGAGTACATCACTGCTTTTAG GACGGTGGTGATGCCCATAGCTCAGGAGTTCTCCCCTGACGTGGTCCTGGTCTCCTCGGGGTTCGATGCAGCAGAGGGACACCCTGCACCTCTAGGGGGTTACAAGGTCACCtccaaat GTTTTGGGTTTCTTACCCGGCAGCTGATGGGTCTGGCTGGAGGCCGGGTGATCATGGCTCTGGAGGGAGGTCACGACCTCACGGCCATCTGTGACGCCTCTGAGGCCTGCGTCAGCGCTCTGCTGGGTATTGAG GAGCCTCTGTCAGAGGAGGTGCTGCTGCAGAAGCCCAATGCTAACAGTGTTCGCTCGCTACTGAGAGTCATACAGATACATG GTCAGTATTGGCAGTCCCTGAAGCTGTTCAGTAGCTCTGTGGGACTGTCCTACCTGGGTGCTCAGAGGAGAGACTGTGAGGAGACTGATGCTGTCAATGCTCTGGCCTCTCTGTCTGTGGGGGTCCTGACCAGCAGGAG CCACCCAGACGAGCCTATGGAGCAAGATGAGGACTCCATGTAG
- the LOC135504303 gene encoding histone deacetylase 7-like isoform X5: MDLRVTERVMRPGSDTALLTPLHPPLLLSPFSPQPCTPFSQQQLHQHIRFNMEQRRREQEQEKQQELQQLWHKDKSQQSAVASSLVKQKLQEVILKKQKQQALGRTSSNPLSGPPVGYRELAPDPSGPPQPLVSPPAQGSSDGSDDTPLRRAASEPNLKVKHKLKKHLNTRKSPLTRKDSAPSPIKHRVPDTLDSSPSSSSTPVSGCSSPNDSLPNENGVLQSVGGLSHEVIIRLAQRLLLQDGSLAHFTVQSSSVRPTITLGLPANARSDGDLSPLKVGRVPMVTGGQSVYLPLGTEEQSGSPHFQPVLVLEPSGLVHAPMLAVPGLGPVPLQFSPQTDHLAPEGGPHKPLSRTRSEPLPQSPRSLHPHLLQQHHNSQLLERLKQQTHLGKLMSKTSEKPRLKQIPSEDMDSEEVGPAPSDIYQGRARAESLREAELVSAADSQGGQINLQHTLILNQSLLWEKQKQLQQLRRQTAHMETLAVPIMLGGAHRPLSRTQSSPASTSLTLPDKPLPLSTPEPQSKPRFTTGLVYDSQMLKHQCTCGDNSSHPEHAGRIQSIWSRLQERGLRGQCETIRGRKATLEELQSVHSERHVLLYGTNPLNRLKLDNRKLSGILSQRMFVMLPCGGVGVDNDTIWNESHTSTASRMAAGSVTELAFRVAKGELKNGFAVVRPPGHHADPSNPMGFCYFNSVAIAAKQLQQKLSANKILIVDWDVHHGNGTQEVFYNDPSVLYISLHRYDDGNFFPGSGGPAEVGSGAGEGFNVNVAWTGGLDPPMSDAEYITAFRTVVMPIAQEFSPDVVLVSSGFDAAEGHPAPLGGYKVTSKCFGFLTRQLMGLAGGRVIMALEGGHDLTAICDASEACVSALLGIEEPLSEEVLLQKPNANSVRSLLRVIQIHGQYWQSLKLFSSSVGLSYLGAQRRDCEETDAVNALASLSVGVLTSRSHPDEPMEQDEDSM, from the exons ATGGACCTGCGTGTGACGGAGCGTGTGATGCGGCCGGGTTCGGACACAGCCCTGCTGACCCCCCTGCACCCCCCGCTGCTCCTCAGCCCCTTCTCCCCCCAGCCCTGCACCCCTTTCTCGCAGCAGCAGCTGCACCAGCACATACGG TTCAACATGGAACAACGGAGACGTGAGCAGGAGCAGGAGAAACAGCAAGAGCTGCAGCAGCTGTGGCACAAGGACAAGAGCCAACAGA GTGCTGTGGCCAGTTCCCTGGTGAAGCAGAAACTCCAGGAGGTGATTCTGAAGAAGCAGAAACAACAAGCCCTGGGAAGAACCAGCTCCAACCCTCTCAGTGGTCCTCCTGTGGGCTACAG GGAGCTGGCTCCAGACCCCAGTGGGCCGCCCCAGCCTCTAGTGTCCCCCCCCGCACAGGGTTCCAGCGATGGCTCAGATGACACTCCTCTACGCAGGGCAg CCTCAGAGCCCAACCTGAAGGTGAAACACAAGCTGAAGAAACACCTGAACACTCGTAAGAGTCCTCTGACCCGCAAGGACAGTGCCCCGTCCCCCATCAAACACCGGGTACCTGACACTCTGG ACTCGtcccccagcagcagtagcaCACCAGTGTCTGGCTGCAGCTCGCCTAACGACAGTCTACCCAATGAGAACGGAGTGCTGCAATCTGTTGGCGGGCTGTCCCATGAGGTTATTATCCGATTG GCCCAGAGACTGCTGCTCCAGGATGGGTCTCTAGCCCACTTCACCGTCCAGAGTTCCTCAGTCCGACCCACCATCACACTGGGCCTGCCAGCCAATGCCAGG agTGATGGAGACTTGTCCCCTCTGAAGGTGGGTCGGGTGCCTATGGTGACGGGAGGCCAGTCTGTCTACCTTCCACTGGGGACGGAGGAGCAGAGTGGGTCCCCTCACTTCCAGCCTGTCCTCGTCCTGGAGCCCTCCGGACTGGTGCACGCCCCAATGCTCGCTG TTCCAGGCCTGGGCCCTGTTCCTCTGCAGTTTTCCCCCCAGACGGATCATCTGGCCCCGGAAGGGGGCCCTCACAAGCCTCTGAGCCGGACTCGCTCAGAGCCCCTGCCCCAGAGCCCCAGATCCCTTCACCCCCATCTGCTGCAGCAGCACCACAACAGCCAACTATTGGAGAGACTTAAACAGCAGACACATCTGGGAAAG CTGATGTCTAAGACCAGTGAGAAGCCTCGTCTCAAACAGATCCCCTCAGAGGACATGGACTCTGAGGAGGTGGGGCCAGCGCCCAGCGATATCTATCAGGGCAGAGCGAGGGCGGAGTCACTGAGGGAGGCGGAGCTCGTGTCTGCGGCAGACAGCCAGGGAGGACAGATcaacctgcaacacacactgATACTCAACCAG tcgttGCTATGGGAGAAACAGAAACAGCTGCAGCAGCTGCGTCGCCAGACAGCCCACATGGAGACACTGGCGGTACCCATTATGCTTGGCGGTGCCCACCGCCCCCTCTCCCGTACCCAGTCCTCGCCAGCCTCCACATCCCTCACGTTGCCAGACAAACCCCTACCCCTGTCCACCCCAGAACCACAGAGCAAACCACGCTTCACCACCG GTCTGGTTTATGACTCTCAGATGCTGAAGCACCAGTGCACATGTGGTGACAACAGCAGCCACCCAGAGCATGCTGGGAGGATCCAGAGTATCTGGTCACGTCTCCAGGAGAGAGGTCTCAGGGGCCAGTGTGAG ACTATCCGAGGTAGGAAGGCCACTCTGGAGGAGCTGCAGTCGGTCCATTCAGAGCGTCATGTCCTTCTGTATGGCACCAATCCTCTCAACCGCCTCAAACTGGACAATCGCAAGCTGTCCG GCATTCTCTCTCAAAGGATGTTTGTGATGCTGCCATGTGGAGGAGTAGGG GTGGATAATGACACAATCTGGAACGAGTCTCATACATCCACGGCGTCACGCATGGCTGCAGGCAGCGTCACAGAGCTGGCCTTCAGAGTGGCCAAAGGAGAACTCAAG AATGGCTTTGCAGTGGTGAGACCCCCAGGccaccatgctgacccctccAACCCAAT gGGTTTCTGCTATTTCAACTCAGTGGCCATTGCAGCCAAACAGCTGCAACAGAAACTGAGTGCCAACAAGATCCTCATCGTTGACTGG GATGTTCACCATGGTAATGGGACCCAGGAAGTGTTTTACAATGATCCCAGTGTGCTGTATATCTCACTGCATCGCTATGACGATGGCAACTTCTTCCCTGGCAGCGGCGGGCCGGCTGAG GTGGGATCTGGTGCTGGAGAGGGCTTCAATGTTAATGTGGCCTGGACTGGAGGTCTGGACCCCCCTATGAGTGATGCTGAGTACATCACTGCTTTTAG GACGGTGGTGATGCCCATAGCTCAGGAGTTCTCCCCTGACGTGGTCCTGGTCTCCTCGGGGTTCGATGCAGCAGAGGGACACCCTGCACCTCTAGGGGGTTACAAGGTCACCtccaaat GTTTTGGGTTTCTTACCCGGCAGCTGATGGGTCTGGCTGGAGGCCGGGTGATCATGGCTCTGGAGGGAGGTCACGACCTCACGGCCATCTGTGACGCCTCTGAGGCCTGCGTCAGCGCTCTGCTGGGTATTGAG GAGCCTCTGTCAGAGGAGGTGCTGCTGCAGAAGCCCAATGCTAACAGTGTTCGCTCGCTACTGAGAGTCATACAGATACATG GTCAGTATTGGCAGTCCCTGAAGCTGTTCAGTAGCTCTGTGGGACTGTCCTACCTGGGTGCTCAGAGGAGAGACTGTGAGGAGACTGATGCTGTCAATGCTCTGGCCTCTCTGTCTGTGGGGGTCCTGACCAGCAGGAG CCACCCAGACGAGCCTATGGAGCAAGATGAGGACTCCATGTAG